In Theobroma cacao cultivar B97-61/B2 chromosome 7, Criollo_cocoa_genome_V2, whole genome shotgun sequence, the genomic window ACACCTGTACAGGAttacaaaaaacaaaagaaacagaGTTTTTAGCTCCCAATAACTCATAATCCAATAATGTGAAGCTAGACTCTATCTAATCCCTTCAAAATCACCAATGATTTTAAAACTAAATCTAACACGTTTTggaagaattaaaaataatcattaaatacaaaataaatcgATTACAGATTCAATTCAGCaaagattatttatttttcagaGCACATTGTTGCAGACGAAAGGAACATGAATGCATAAAGAATACAAACAACactaaaattaaatgacaattattgaattaaattacCTGAATTAATGGATTCttagagaagagagagagaggtgggTGATACGGATAGGATAGATTTCGAGGTATTTATGCAGTTTTAAGAGTGAAGGAGACTTTGCACCCcgagaagaagaaagacagGAAACTGGCTGCACAAGGAAGgcagaagagaagaaaagaggaaagggAAGGAAAGAGGGAGCCGTCGTCGGAAAGGCCTAGGCCGGCGAAGGCAACGGCGCCGGGCACCGAGGAGAGGAGAGAGGAGAGAGGAGAAAAGGGCTTTGGCCTGTAGGCTCAgtaggagaagaagaagagagaaatggGTTGGCTGTTAGGTTAAGATTTTATACGAAGACCAAAACTACGTCGTTTTATTGGttacaaaaccaagaaaaggTGGGCTGGATCCACCCAAAGCCCAGCCGGGATCAACTTTgcatgaattaaatttatgaaattacttttataaaagggataagaataaaaataaaataattaattgaataaaatttaataatcaCTTAGCAAAATTATTGGGGATCCCAAGATTATTTTCACAAGGTGGGTTAATTTTAAATACTTATAAAAATGTAAGATTAAAAgtgataattaaaattaaagataattcataaaattttgtcattaaaattaaaaattttaataagtgtatttatattcattttattttaataattttataatataaattatgtagattatgaataattaattacttTCAATATATTACATTgtctcaattttaattttgcttCGTCATTAGAATCaatataattaacaaaatattattatattaatatcatcatatattaagatataaaaagattaaatattttcaaaaattaaaaattacttaaataaaaaattttgctcTAACAACAAAGCATgaataagatttttaaaatcaatattttgaaataattatctttaatttattattactattattatttataataattttattttttaaaaaaagctatagtattttcaagtttaaaattacgcttttattattattaaatttatttataatattatgtaatttaaaattattttttataataaatatttgaaaaaagtgaaaaccACTCAAAGCGGGGCCACCACTCCAGGATTGCTATTATTAGCATGCAATTATATTTCTCCTTCAATTTCTACTTTTACAACTCAAGTTTCATATACATGCATGTATTATatagtaatttaatatttaataattttttaaatatatgtgTGTTCGTTTACACATGTCATGAGACTATTACTCTTTATTCAAAAAGTTAACTTGTTAATGTACAACgtgttaataaaattttcaagatcCTCTAACTGTTCGATGTGTGATTCAAGTATATTATTATCCATTTCTCTAAAACACCAATATGATAAAATGTGTAGTGTCTAAACTTATAagttttctaaaattccctTACATACCTCTTTTACTTACCCAAAACATGATTAAAATACTATACTTACTTTCTTTGAAACTTTTAATGTGATGTACGAATATGATGTCACAAACCTCACATcaataaaaagataagaaaagcCTTGGATTTATGTGTAAGAGCTTTCTTCCTCTGCCTAATAAGCACATTTTTTAGGTTGAAAATATGAGCCCATTACAAGTGGTGTCAAAACTTACCAAACTTTTCATTTACATGGGTCGAAATAAATCTAAATCAAGATAGGTTTCTCTCCTTTACAAGTGAAAGAGTTATGCAATGAAAGCGTTACACAATTGgatgagataaaatattattgattCCACATTAATAAAAGATGTGATGAGTTTTGGATATTTATATATGGGCTTTCTTTCACCTAATAAACATATTTGTTGGTTGTAGATGTAAATTTATGACAAGTGGTATCAAAACCTACTCAAACCTTCACTAGTGTAGGATCCTTTCATGAGAGATACTAGAGTCGagacaaatatatattttagttgTAAATGTAAATCTATGAtaagtggtatcaaagcctaGTCAAATCTTCATTAATATAAGACTCTTTCATGAAATATTTTAGAGTTGAAATAAATGATATCAGAACTTACAAACATGTTTTTCAATTGTAAATGTAGATATATGACAAATGGTATCAGAGTCTATCCaaacttttattaatataatacttttttatgaaatatacTATAGTAGAGACAAGTGGTATCATAACCTACCAAAATCGTAGAATTCTCTCATGAGAGATACCACAATTGATGTAGACATGAACTAATGTGAGTCTCTCTCCTTAATGAGTGAAAGAACTAGTGCAACGTATTTCACATCATTAAGAGATAGGATGAGTTTTGGCCTTATGAATTAAGGCATTCCTTCACCTAATAAAAAATGTCTCTTAGGTTGAAAATGTGAGCTTAAACTAGTGGTATCAAAGTCTGATCTTAATCTTATAAATAAGGGCATTTCTTCACCTAATAGGAATGTCTTTTAGGTTAAAAATATGAGTCCAtgacaagtggtatcagactTTACTCAACTCTTCATTGATGTGGAACTCCTACTAGACATATTAGGGTCGAGATAAGTTAGAATTAAGATAAATCCCTTTcttttataagtaaaagagtTAGTGAAATGAAGGTATTACACAATtgggtaaaataaaatatcacaAATCGCACATTACTAAAAGATGAAATAGATTTTGAACTTATATgtaaggattttttttatttaataagcATTTTTTTTGTCAGGTTGAAAAAGTTGGCCAATGACACGTATGTATATACACATACACATTAACTTTAAGCTTAAACTAAATCAAATCGGATTTACAAACAACCCTAAGTTAAATTGCTACtcctttttttaatatgtaaaTTCATTGATCACATAAGAaaactccaaattaaattCTACTAgacaaattatttattttcctttttcatgatAAAGACAAactcttttaaaattcattAGGTAGCattaataaccaaattaatatATTGCTTTTGTATTTATTTGAATGAGACTTATTATGAGTTTGTTTTATTCAAAGCATTCACAGATATTATCAATCATCATTAGAGTTGAACAACATACAATATATAAGCAATGGATTGGTCAATAGCAACTTATTTAAGCTTTTGTTAgaacaaatcaaattaattagatTTTGAATTTCGAAATAGAAAGTATATCACTCGTATCTATCAATTTTAATACCTTTACTCTGTACATGCATTTGTTTCATGAAAAAATACGTTGACATGTAGTAGAATGCATTTTGTCTACAACGTACTCAGTGACGTCACGCTTTTCACCTACCACATTTCTTATTTGGTAGATTCTATACTAAGGCAACCGAGTAAATGACATAATATTTAGGTCCGTTTAGGGTGGATTTTCATATCTGTATAGATTGATTTGACAGATAAGattccaattttaaatttatttacagATATATCAATTGATTAGTTTGCTTATAAATTTGAAGCACTGTCACTGACTCCATTGCTCAGATAGAATAAAAATTCGATTAAGTTTTACAATATATAGGGAGCTCCGGAGCAAGATTCCTATCGAAGATCAACATAAGGTAACCCTTCCATTTCTTCAATGTTATTTTCATGATCTATATTCAAAGTTCTGTAATGACTATCATTTTGTGAGATTTCTCAATATGAATGCTGTTATTTAattgcaaatttaatttctaacatATGTTACAATCAagttttgtattttgatttgttgaaaaatttgGTGCTAGATTTTCTTATTCACCATTTACTCATAAGTACTACCTCTTAATTTATCATATCTACCTCTTAATTTATCTAGATATGTGTTAAGTTATTTAActgtttattttttcatatttgcAAATGATAAATTCTTAGAAAACATAGATCTTGAGTGACAATTGACCATCCGTGCTTATATTAAATGATGACTTGATGATTGAGATGTAACATAtatagggttttttttttaattttgtagcATTTTTTCCCtaatttattatgaataaaaagGTTTAGAAAGATCTATCATGTCCCTTTTACATCATCTGATAGGATAATAATCCAtgttattatataaaaaagggATCTATCAATTTCTTAACcaaattgaatatatataatgtatTCAAGTGTTGTGGACAATAACCTTAGAGAAATGAAAGGATCTACTCATTGTTTGTAAAAGAATGATATCTATGTGCATTTTGGGTACCATGATTCTACTttgttgtaaaataaaatttttaacaaagaaGTATTATGTATGAtgcaatatatttatttattttttatgtcacAATATTTGACCCTTAAATAATTTCTTGATATATTgacaacaaattaaatttccCTGCATTTCTTCTCTGATATTTTGTAGGTTATGCAATTCCAAATATAAATGTTTTGGGGTTTGAATTATAACAATTAGAAATACAAGGATCAATGGGTTTTTCATCTAATTTTCCCCTAAGTTcctgttttttttattaaagtcTTATTACATATCAAACTCTTGAGTATAGAGTCCATTCATCTCTATTGAACCTTagtattataatatatatatatatatatatatatatatatacatatatattatttctttgCAATAGTAGTTTTTCCCCTTAGATTATGTTCATTATCATAATAAACTTAAATCTTGTTTTTTAATGCCATAAATCTTTAGAAAATTGGTTTCTTAAACATTGTTgctaatttttcatgaaaaacaaTTCATTCACAAGGATCGAAATTGAAGTTaacaaaaatttatcaaataatgaTTTAACTTATCTCAAATGTGaagaataaaatagaatttagATAATTCGAATacgtgtatatgtatatatgtgtaCATGCTACTGCTATACTTTTTTTGCGTCACTTCATGCAACTAGAGAGTTCTAACATTTGTCAATCTTCCTTTGGCCAACTTCCCATCTCTCTCTCTGCCCCATCTTTTCCACGTTTTGGCTTTCTTGCATGCTTGTTGACATGTCTTTGATGAGTGAGTTTCTGTTTCTTTACCATAACCAGAGTTTGATACCCTCTGGACCTTGCATGTCTTCGTTTAAGGTTTAGGACACATAgttatacatacatatatatataccctTTCTCTTGCTAGAATCCTTTAAATACCCTTTGCTTCCTAACATCAAAATCTACATTAATATATCCCGACATTGGTTCCTTTCAATTTCCTGTCAGCTGACAAAATCTTTTAGGCTTTTTTCTTTGTACTTTGTGTTTCCAATATTTCCTGACAGTGGTGTTTAGGGTTCTCTTTCAGTGTGTCAAACATGCTGGCTGACCAAGAGTTGAAAAGCATGGAAGGATTCAAGAAAGGATCCAATTACATTGAGGTTAAGGTTGGCTGCACAAGCAAGAAATATGGTGATACCGTAGGGAAGCTTAGGGTTTTCTCTAATGGCCGATTTCTCATATCCTGCGAATGCACACCGACTTGTGGAGGTAAATCACTACtatttccttcttcttcttcctttttgccTGAGTTGTTAATGAATAACTACAGAGTTCtttactttaattttgtttcttaatgcaacttcatgttttcaccacattgatgttCATTTATTCAATTGTGTcttcatttatattttatacatgAAAATCATTGGCAGACCTATAGGTTCTTTGAGTAATAACTTTCATTGGTGAAGTCCTTGCATTGCATGTACTAAATGGTTCACCTATATCTATCAATGTCATGCAGCTTTAACATATATAGTACAAGATATGCTGGAAATGTTTCTAGGTACTTTTcatgaaattgaatttctcaaaatcaTAGCTGTTAATCAATGGAAAAATCCCatgattctttctttctttttgttttctactCTATAGTATTAAAGCAAGTTAATTACTTTAAGCCTGATTGATTAGAACTTGGAGATTAACCAGAGCTTCAAGTTGTggtttctttgttcttttctaTACAAAATTGTGCATTAATTTAGTACTTGAGCCGTTGAGTTGCACCTCTTCCCCATGTCTTTTTTTCTAACCAATGGATGGCAACTCTTGATAACAAGACAAACTGAGTCCCTATGACTTTGGAAAGCATTCTGGAAAAGAAGGAACGAGGAAATGGAAGAACCACATTTGGGTGGTCCTGAACGACAAGAAGGTTCCCTTGTGCAGAACTGTTCTCCTGAAATATTACAAGCATGCATCAAATGGAGCAAGTGGGTTGCAACCTAAGCGCCTTTGTCATCGGGATGAGTTCATTAGTTGCTCAAAGTGTAAGAAAGAACGCAGGTTTCGTCTCCGGACTGAAGAGGAATGCAGGAATTACCATGATGCTTTGATTACCAGAAGGTGGAGTTGTGAGAACTGGCCATATGAAAAGTAAGTTTCAACATCAGTTGCGGTCTAAATTAGAAAGAAAACTATAAACAAATTTTACTGTCATAATTAAAATCTGATCTTATAGAgtattttatctaaataagTTTTATCTGTCAGAAAGAGTCAGAAAAGAGACATAACATTCATAAACACCCACTGCAAGGCCCTGGACCTGTTCATTTTTCTGTCATATTATTCCTGTTGGTGTAAGTTACTTTATTGGCCATGTAGCTCTAGTATGGCCAGGATATAATAGCAGGCATGATCTTGGTTCTGCTCTTGTATGATAACTAATATTAGA contains:
- the LOC18593839 gene encoding protein ULTRAPETALA 1, with product MLADQELKSMEGFKKGSNYIEVKVGCTSKKYGDTVGKLRVFSNGRFLISCECTPTCGDKLSPYDFGKHSGKEGTRKWKNHIWVVLNDKKVPLCRTVLLKYYKHASNGASGLQPKRLCHRDEFISCSKCKKERRFRLRTEEECRNYHDALITRRWSCENWPYEKINCQTEEERAGRKRCRGCPQTPICKGCTTCVCFGCLNCRFLDCKCRTCVDFMKNAEP